TCCATGAAGTACCTCCGTTTGTCGATTTATAAATAACATAATCACCACTTGCGTAAACAGTGCTTGCGTCAATGTACTGTATAAAGTCCATATGGTAAATGGAATTATTTACCTTTATCCAATTTGCACCGCCATTTGTGGTTTTAAAAGTAGGACCTCTGTCAGTATTACTTGTATTGTCGCCGCAGGTTAAACCTGTACTTTGATTTATAAAACGAATACATTCTAATCCATCATCTGTAAGGGATTGAGATGACCAACTTATACCGCCATTAGTTGTTGAATATACAAATCCTCCGCTGCTGCAGGCAAAACCCGTATTTACATTCACAAAATGAATACTTTTAACCCAATCGGAATTTAAAGATGTTGTATAAACAGTTGTCCAGGATGTTCCTCCGGTAGTAGTTTTCAGTATTATACCTTTCCCGCCTCCCTCTCCGGCTGCGAAGCCTGTATTAGCATCAACAAATGAAATGTCATGTATATCACTCGTCCCGCTTGGACTGATAGTAATCCATTGTGCATTCAAAGTAACTGCAAATGCTAAAACCACCATTGTGTAAATAAATTTTTTCATAATGTTTAATGTTTAATTGTTTGAAAAAATAATCTCACGAAATTAGAGAAACGAGATTAATTTTATTCGTTATGCTTGTTAATTATTATTGATTATTTTAGTAATACCATCCTCTTCGTCAGTGTAAATCCTCCAACATTCATTCTGTAAAAATACACCCCGCTCGAAAGTCCTTCTCCGTCAAAAGTCGTCTCATATATCCCCGGCTGCAATCTCTCATTCACAAGCGTCTGTACCTCTCGTCCTCCAATATCATATACTTTTATCATAACATTATGATTGCCTCTAACCTGAAACCTTATCTTCGTCGAAGGATTAAACGGATTCGGATAGTTCTGTTCAAGCAAATACTCCGAAGGTACCTCTGTCGATATATTCTCTACGCCTATGATATCAGTCATCTGCCGTCTCCAGGCACCATAAGACCCTGCACCCGCAAATATATAATTATCTGAAATAAATAAATCACTAAATTGATTTAAATATAGCGGCGGTATTCCCTGATTTCTGTTATACCAGTTTACACCATTATTATTAGTCATGTAAATCCCCGAATCATATGTACTTACAAATAAGTAACTTCCGTACGCAGCCATGTCGTTTATATTTTTATCGTTCAAACCTATCGACGCCCAGTTTTGTCCGTTGTTTGATGACATTATTACTCCTGTTCCCCACGAACCTCCTCCATAAATATAGTTTCCGGAAATTTCAAGCTTATATACACCATTGTCTGAATATACTAGCATCCAGTTACTCCCGTAATTAGTGGAACGTATAATACTTCCATTATTTCCTGATGTTGTTATATATACATCATTTGCATTCACAAATTCCACATCCCAGACCCCGACATTATAAAATAGTGAAGAATAATCAGTCATGAATGTTTTTCCGGAGTCATTGGAACGGTATAATCCTTGTTCACCGCTTTTATAATACAATCCTATATAAAAAATTGAATCTCTGGCTTTTATTACATTTATCGACCTGCTCATAGTGTTCCATCTGTATATCCATTCATCTCCGTTATTCGTTGAATAATAAATCCCGTTTTGTGTCAGATTATTATTCTGATAAGCTGCATATATGTTCGTTCCAACACTTGTTAAATCTCTTATTATTAAATATGGTAAACCATTATTTACTGTGTACCAGCTGTTTCCGTTATTCGTTGACCTGTAAACACCTCTTCCCGATACATATAAATTTGATCCTGCCTTTGTAAACATACTCGCTTCTTTTGTAAGATATCCTACTGCATCCCATATAGTTCCGCCGTTTGATGACAAAAATATTCCTTCTTCAGAACCTGCGAGTATATTGTTTCCCGAATTTGCAAGAGCTTTTACTATCTGATTTCTAATGTCGGGCATCGCTGTCCATGTCCCACCCGATATCGGTGTTCGGTGAACTCCGGCGTTCGTTCCTGCATATAAATAAGTTGAGTTAATCATAAGTGAATAAACACCAATGTTCGTTAAACCCGCAGAAATCCAGCTCGCTCCGTTATTCGTTGTTTTGTATATTCCGTCTGCGTTGTTAAGTGCTGATGCACCCGCATAAATAGTCGAGCCGGCAAGTAACAATGCATTCACATTCTGATTTATAAGTCCGAAATTTGCAGATGAAAAACTTGCTCCGTTATCAGTTGATTTAAATACACCGCCCCCTAATGTTCCCGCGTACATTGTTCCGTTATATAATAGAAGTGATGTTATGTTTGGGTTGGTAATGTTGTATCCCGTGCCCTGCCATGATGCGCCGTTATCGCTCGTTACATACAATCCCCCCGTAGTTGCTGCATACAGGTTTTCTTCTATAATTGCAAAAGTATTTACTATTGTACTGAAAAGCCCGCTGTTTACCGCAAACCAGGTCGCTCCCGTATTCGTGCTTAAAAATACTCCGCCGTTTGTACCAAGAAAATAATATGCTCCTTTTTTAATGAAACAATTTATTATACTGTTTGTCAGTCCCACACTGCTTGCACTTGTCCACGTTAACCCGTTGTTTTCCGACATCATTACATTATTTCCTTCTGTTCCCGCATAAACTGTAGAACTCGGAGAAAAGAAGCATTTCACATTACCTCCGTACGGTCCGTTTGAAGGAAGCCATTGAGCTTTTAAAGGTAATGCAAATACGATTACGATTAGTACGGAAATTAAATTTTTCATTTTAATTAAATTTAAATTTGAGTGTAGTTTGGAATTGTCCTGAAAAGACTGTTTCTTCTTGCGTTGCTTCATATACTATATATTACTTAATATTGTTTGGGGAAATCTTTTAACTTAAGTAAAAATAATTCAACTTTACTAAATATTCAAACTATAATTAAATCCTCCAATCTTTTTTCCTGTCATTCCGGCGAAAACTGGAATGGCAAGATAGAGTTTGTCCTCCCTATTTAAAGAATACCTGTGCCGCCTTGTATATTTCAGGGTCAACCGTCTTTAGTTTTCCTATCGCTTCCGAAATCGGTATATCGATAATCTTTGTACCCTGTATTGCACACATTCTTCCGAACTTTTTCTGTTCAACCATTTCTACCGCATATATTCCAAACCTCGTGCCTAACATCCTGTCAAACGCCGTAGGTACTCCTCCTCGCTGCACATGACCTAAGATCGTTGTCCGTGTCTCAAACCCCGACCTCTTTTCTATTTCATTTGCTAAATAATGACTTATTCCCCCGAGCCTTGCTCTTCCAAATTCATCGAATTTCTTATCTTCCTCATTAACATTTAATTCTTCCATCAAAAACTCAGCACCCTCAGCCACAACTATTATCGAAAATAATTTCCCTTTTATGTATCTGTTCTTTAGTACTTCAATTATTTCTTTTATTGTTACTTTATATTCTGGGATAACTATCACATCAGCACCTCCTGCCATCCCCGAATACATTGCTATCCAGCCCGCATGCCTGCCCATTACCTCAAGCACCATTATCCTGTGATGTGATTCTGCTGTCGTATGAAGTCTGTCTATAGCGTCTGTTGCAATCTGCACCGCTGTATCAAATCCGAAAGTGAAATCCGTTCCGTTTATGTCGTTATCAATCGTCTTTGGAACTCCTATTACATTAATTCCAAGATTGTGTGCTAATTGGGCTATGTGCATCGAGCCCTCTCCGCCTATCGTTATAAGTGCATCAAATCCTGCGTTGTTAATCCTGTTCTGTAATGTCAGTTCGCCCTTTTCTTCTTCAAATGGACTGAATCTCGAAGTACCGAGTATCGTACCGCCCCTGTTTACAATACCTGCAACGTTTTTTGAATTTAAAGGCATGTATGATTGAAGAAATAATCCTTTCCACCCGTTTAATATTCCAACTACTTCATAATCAAGGTCTGCTCCTTTTCGGGTGATAGCGCGGATTACGGCGTTCAGTCCCGGACAGTCTCCTCCTGATGTTAGTACTCCGATTTTCATTTTGCTCCTTGTTTTATTTCTTCAATAAAAAAAGCCCGCGAATATACATGCGGGCTTGAATAATTTCAATTAACTTTTCTTTTCTGTTTTTGTCTTTGTACTCTCTTTTATCTTTCCTTCTTTTACTGGCGGGTCGTTTATAAGATATTTGAATTTCTTCTCAAAATCTTCCGTTGTCATATTCCCTATTAAAGCAAGTCTTGCCACGTTCTTTATCTCATCAAAATCATTCTTCTCAAGTCTTATCATGTACTTCCTCGCAACATGATATCCGTCTGAATCTACATCAACCTCTCTCGTCGCTATCTTTCCGTCTTTCCCTATTATGTCATCAAACTTCACAGGCAGCAACTGACCCTTATCAACCGTAACTATTGCTCCCGTATACCCGTCAAGTAAATACCTGACTGCCGCATACCCCAGATCCTGTGTGTATTCGCAGTCATAAGGTATCGGAGAGGCGCATCTTAATTCATATCCGATATCCTTATTTACTATCGTTGCATTAATTCCTCTCTCTCTCAGTCTTCTTCTTACTTCGTCTTTTGTTATTCTTCCAAGGTCGATTTCTGATAGTCTTATGTTTCCGTGTAAATCCTTTTCCAGATTCACGTATGGATGGTTCGCAAGTTCTTCGGGGTCGATACGGGTTATGATTCCTTCTGCAAGTATCGCAACTCCGTACGTATTACCCTGTGACATTCTTTTTATTATCGATGCTTCAAGTATATCGCAGATTGTTTCAAAACTTACTGTCTTATCTCTGAATTCTTCTCCAATAATTGTAAGCGTTGCTCCTGCTGACTTGCCGATTCCGAGTGCCAGATGTCCGGCTTTTCTTCCCATCGTTACAACGTAATACCATCTGTTTGTCGTTGCTGCATCAACCATCAGCGATTGTACTATGTGAAACCCAAAATCTCTTGCAGTCTGATAACCGAATGTAGGCATGTTTCCCGGAAGAGGTAGGTCATTGTCTATTGTTTTTGGTACGTGTGCTACCTGTATCTGTCCTTTCGTTAATGCGTTTATCCTTAAGGCACTCGTTGCAGTATCGTCACCGCCTATCGTTACGAGATAATCTACTGACAGTTGTGTTAATGCTTTTATTGTCGCATCAAGCATCTCTTTGTTCTTTGCTGGATTTATTCTCGATGTGTGTAGTATGCTTCCGCCGTCAAAATGTATTCTTGATACGTCCTCTATTCTTAATTCAGTCACATGACTCGAATCGCCTCTTGATAAGTATTCAAAACCGTCGTATATGCCTATTACGTTTAATCCTGAATTTATAGCTTCTATCGTTACCGAACGGATAACACCGTTTATTCCCGGCGCAGGACCGCCTCCTACTAATATTGCTAATGTTTTTTTCCTGTAATGCTCTTGTGACATATTATGTTAATATTTGTGTGATTTGTGAAAATAAAACTTGTTGTTTGTAAATATATCTTATAAATCTACTAATTTTATATTATTTCTTATAGTCATAAATATTAACGCAATAACGTAAAATATACCCGCTATAAAAAACATTATCTTAAAACCGAAAATCATCGCAAGTATCATCGTCATCACGGTTCCTATTACCGAAAAGAACCCGTTTACCGCCCAGGATACCCCGATCATTCTTGAGTCATCATTCGATATTGCCGATATACCCGTCGGAAATGGTATTCCCATCAGGAATGCAAGCGGCGCTATCATTATCACTGTTATTACGATTCTCAGTATTAAACTCATTGATACAAAAGCATCAAATAAATACGGCGATACTAATCCGACTAAAAATGTATAAATGACAATTGCTAAAAATATATACTGGATATTCCTCTTGCTGTTTGCGAGTTTTGCTGAGTATTTCGCTCCCGCTCCCGAAAATATAAGCATCGATGAAATTACCGTAAGCATCGTATATACAGGCTGTCCGAGGAACAACGTGAATTTCTGTATTAATGCTATCTGTATTGAAATGTAACCTAATCCTATAAACGCAAAGTACATAAGAAATTTCTTGTCAACTTTATGCTTGCCGTCCCCTTTAATGAAAATTGAAGGTATTATTATAAGTACAAATGATACAAGAAGTATCTGAATCAGCATCGTAATAAGCGTTACCTGTGCAACAGGTTTTGATTTCAGTGCGAGTATCGCCTTGTCATCCTGTGAAAATACATCCTTAATCGTCTGCCAGTTTACATCCGAAAATGAATAGTTGTCGTCAAAGAATGGCTTGTCGTCTGTAGCTGGCGAGTAAAGCGAGGGATTCTTAGCTATATCAAGCTCTATATTATTTGAGGTGACTAACGTCTTGTAAACATTTTCCTGAATAGTTAATGGATCATATTCAATATCAAGTCCCAGCGACGACGCCTCAT
Above is a genomic segment from Ignavibacteria bacterium containing:
- a CDS encoding T9SS type A sorting domain-containing protein, which produces MKNLISVLIVIVFALPLKAQWLPSNGPYGGNVKCFFSPSSTVYAGTEGNNVMMSENNGLTWTSASSVGLTNSIINCFIKKGAYYFLGTNGGVFLSTNTGATWFAVNSGLFSTIVNTFAIIEENLYAATTGGLYVTSDNGASWQGTGYNITNPNITSLLLYNGTMYAGTLGGGVFKSTDNGASFSSANFGLINQNVNALLLAGSTIYAGASALNNADGIYKTTNNGASWISAGLTNIGVYSLMINSTYLYAGTNAGVHRTPISGGTWTAMPDIRNQIVKALANSGNNILAGSEEGIFLSSNGGTIWDAVGYLTKEASMFTKAGSNLYVSGRGVYRSTNNGNSWYTVNNGLPYLIIRDLTSVGTNIYAAYQNNNLTQNGIYYSTNNGDEWIYRWNTMSRSINVIKARDSIFYIGLYYKSGEQGLYRSNDSGKTFMTDYSSLFYNVGVWDVEFVNANDVYITTSGNNGSIIRSTNYGSNWMLVYSDNGVYKLEISGNYIYGGGSWGTGVIMSSNNGQNWASIGLNDKNINDMAAYGSYLFVSTYDSGIYMTNNNGVNWYNRNQGIPPLYLNQFSDLFISDNYIFAGAGSYGAWRRQMTDIIGVENISTEVPSEYLLEQNYPNPFNPSTKIRFQVRGNHNVMIKVYDIGGREVQTLVNERLQPGIYETTFDGEGLSSGVYFYRMNVGGFTLTKRMVLLK
- a CDS encoding ATP-dependent 6-phosphofructokinase — translated: MKIGVLTSGGDCPGLNAVIRAITRKGADLDYEVVGILNGWKGLFLQSYMPLNSKNVAGIVNRGGTILGTSRFSPFEEEKGELTLQNRINNAGFDALITIGGEGSMHIAQLAHNLGINVIGVPKTIDNDINGTDFTFGFDTAVQIATDAIDRLHTTAESHHRIMVLEVMGRHAGWIAMYSGMAGGADVIVIPEYKVTIKEIIEVLKNRYIKGKLFSIIVVAEGAEFLMEELNVNEEDKKFDEFGRARLGGISHYLANEIEKRSGFETRTTILGHVQRGGVPTAFDRMLGTRFGIYAVEMVEQKKFGRMCAIQGTKIIDIPISEAIGKLKTVDPEIYKAAQVFFK
- the pfp gene encoding diphosphate--fructose-6-phosphate 1-phosphotransferase; this translates as MSQEHYRKKTLAILVGGGPAPGINGVIRSVTIEAINSGLNVIGIYDGFEYLSRGDSSHVTELRIEDVSRIHFDGGSILHTSRINPAKNKEMLDATIKALTQLSVDYLVTIGGDDTATSALRINALTKGQIQVAHVPKTIDNDLPLPGNMPTFGYQTARDFGFHIVQSLMVDAATTNRWYYVVTMGRKAGHLALGIGKSAGATLTIIGEEFRDKTVSFETICDILEASIIKRMSQGNTYGVAILAEGIITRIDPEELANHPYVNLEKDLHGNIRLSEIDLGRITKDEVRRRLRERGINATIVNKDIGYELRCASPIPYDCEYTQDLGYAAVRYLLDGYTGAIVTVDKGQLLPVKFDDIIGKDGKIATREVDVDSDGYHVARKYMIRLEKNDFDEIKNVARLALIGNMTTEDFEKKFKYLINDPPVKEGKIKESTKTKTEKKS